In Vicia villosa cultivar HV-30 ecotype Madison, WI linkage group LG7, Vvil1.0, whole genome shotgun sequence, the DNA window GACTAGTCAGCCCTCCATTCTTGTGTTCTGCGCCTATCAAGGTTTGTGTGCCACATTATCCTTGTAGCTTAAGAAGAATTGAAAAATTTAAATGTTTGATGTTATTAACTTGTCCCTTTTTTGTTTCGTATTTCAGTTTCAGTACGCCAATTTCTCCAGTCCCAGTTACAAGAACACGGGGAAAGGTTCCTTGAAACTTCAGTTGATTAATCAGCGATTTGATTTCTCATTTGCTCTCTTCACTGGTGGATTAACAAATGTATTCTCACTTAAACTCTACCCTGTAATTTCATCCTTTATTAAATTAATTGCGTATATTAGCTTTGAGTCCAATGTTACGgatttttttcttctgaattttACGTTTctatttcttaatttttcttGAATTATTTTTGACAGCCAAAGCTCATTGCAGTGTCAAATAAAGTATCTTTCATCAATCCAAATGCTCCAGTATATCCTAGATTAGCACAAGGGAAAGCATGGGATGAAGTAAGTTTGATATCCCCTTATATTTTTGAAATTGAATCTGCATTTTCTTTTTCCAGCTCGGGTTGAAATCTTTTGTTTGAATGGAATCCGTCAGTAAACGCAATTATAAGTGTATGCACTTGTGCAAGTGTGGAAGAAGAATATCTGGGATTCTTAAAAGTTTGCTTATTTCAATTTGTAACAGATTACTGTAACATGGACCAGTGGATATGGGATCAGCGACGCTGAGCCTTTTGTTGAATGGGGCCCAAAAGAAGGGAAACTTGTGCAATCTCCTGCTGGGACACTGACTTTTGATCGCAACACCATGTGTGGTATGCAActcttttgtaattttattttgacGATTTTTTTTACATGTGTTTGAGACTCAGAAAAATTTACATTTTGGATGGAAAACCATATTTATCTCAAGTCTTGACAATATTGACATTTGTAAAATGTGTAATTGTAAATTTCATTCACAGTAAAGGAGAGTCAATTTGACAATATAATGAATCTTATTCATCTATTATCTATACATGTATATAGGTGCACCAGCAAGGACTGTTGGGTGGCGTGACCCAGGATACATACACACTAGTTTCCTGAAGGAGCTGTGGCCTAACAAAGagtatgttttttttatatgattaccATGATATTACTTGCTATGAAACTATAGCTGATTTGAAATATTCCCTTGTATTAAATCAAACCCAAGTTAATTGAATACTTCCTCCGGTTGGTTACTATTATAAacaaagattctctttttagattcattgtaTGACGGAAGTTGATTCATGTAGCCGACCTCACTTAGTGGATAAAACCTTTTGTGGTTGATATATTGGATTTGGTTGCATGTCTCCTCACATCATAACTAATATAATTAAAAGGATACTCAATACTTCTATTAATACTGGATTTAGCAAACCCAAATTTCACCACTATATGACCCGACAtagatttttgaaaacaaagatgAAAACAATGTGACTTAAAAAGACTAAATAAGGGTTGCTCAAGCATGTTTTCCTCTATTGCACGACCCATGGAAGGAACTTTCTCCTCTGCCTCAACTTTTCCTCTATCTTGATTGATGCCTTGTTTCACAGGAAATGGTCTTCACAAACTCCTACCATTATTCTGTCTCGCTGTTACTCGTTACCCGCCATTAATCTGTCTGATTTTTCTTCTGGCTCATCATTGCTATTGGATCATCTTTACACTTTCATCTTTGCGTTGCtttcaatttttggttctccttccAATTCCAAGATTCCTATTTTTACCAACTCTTACTCCCTTTTTTTACCAATTTTGGCTTTTCCGAACCATTTTACTTTGTACTTGTGGTTTAAATGTTGACTGTTGGTAGGTGAATGAAGAAACATGTTAAGATTTCATTAGCAGCAGCCAGCAGTTCAGTGGATATGATCCCTCAGCTTGCAATTTTGTTTTCCGTACTTGCAGGTACACATACAAGCTGGGGCATAGATTAGTTAATGGCACAACAGTTTGGAGTCAAGAATATCAGTTTAAATCATCTCCTTATCCTGGTCAAAATTCCGTACAACGTGTGGTCATATTCGGTGATATGGGAAAGGTaatattctttatttcttttttctcatGGACGATCTTATTCTAACCATGTCTGTAACTCTGAAAATACAATTATAATCTTAAACAAACAAGCACTTAAAGCTGTTCCATATGAAAATCTCTTCAAACAATCACTTTTATTAATCTGGCATCTtaacttttcattttattttgggATGAGCAGGCAGAAGCTGATGGCTCCAATGAGTATAACAATTTCCAGCCCGGTTCACTCAATACCACAAATCAGATTATTCAAGACTTGAAGGACATAGATTTAGTCTTCCACATTGGTGATTTATGCTATGCTAATGGATACCTTTCACAATGGGACCAATTTACTGCACAGATAGAGCCAATTGCATCAAAAGTTCCTTATATGACTGCAAGGTTTGTCGTGTTACACATTGTGTTGATTTTTCTATGTGTACCGTTTCACTTTGTTATCTGATTTTTTGGCTATATATTGTGCTTTTAGTGGCAATCACGAACGTGACTGGCCAGGAAGTGGATCATTTTATGGGACCTTGGATTCAGGTGGTGAATGTGGCGTGCTTGCTCAAAACATGTTTTACGTTCCTGCTGAGAACCGGGAAAAATTCTGGTACACCATGTCTATAATTTTAACCTTTTTTATTGAAAATGCACTATCATTTTAATATCATCATGAGCATACAAACATTAGCGATTACAATTCCAGTAAAATAACTTGGAAAATCACGTTACTTTTCCAGGTACTCTGTTGACTATGGCATGTTTAGATTCTGCATAGCTCACACGGAACTTGATTGGAGAAAAGGAACAGAACAGTACGAGTTCATTGAAAAGTGCCTAGCCTCCGTTGACAGACAGAAACAGCCATGGTTAATATTCCTTGCACATAGGGTACTGGGTTATTCTTCTGCGGATTTCTATGTTGCAGAAGGCTCGTTTGAAGAACCAATGGGAAGGGAAGACCTTCAAATTTTATGGCAAAAGTATAAGGTCGACATAGCCATGTATGGACATGTCCATAACTACGAAAGAACATGCCCAATCTATCAGGTATTTCTCTTAACTCGTCTTCCCTTTATTGTTTGATTTTCTCATTTGACGTGTAACTTAACTGTCATTATTTCCTCCTCCTTCAGAATATATGCACAGATAAAGAGAAGCACGATTACAAGGGCTCTTTGAACGGGACTATACATGTAGTGGTTGGTGGAGGAGGTGCAGCCTTAGCTGACTTTGCCCCCATAAACACCAAATGGAGTATCTTTAAAGACCATGACTTTGGATTTGTGAAACTCACAGCATTTGACCATTCAAACTTGTTGTTAGAGTACAAGAAGAGTAGTGATGGAAAAGTTTATGACTCTTTTAAGATATCAAGGGATTATAGGGACATCTTGGCTTGCACTGTTGATAGTTGCCAAAGTACAACATTAGCATCTTGATGAAAAAGCAAAAAACAATGCtgattttgtttagttttttttttttatttggttgAATAAAATGCTTCTATGATCAGAAAAGGATTGAGTTACTTTTAAATTTGGCGACTTTTGGTAACTTTAGcgcaaattaaaaattaaagttatttacaTCTCTTATTTTCATCATTCACATATTTTCCAAATGCACTAAAGTTACCAAATTTAAAAAATCACTCGATCCGATGACACTATGACATGAACTGTAAAAATTGCCAGTACAAGAGAATATAGAATTGTTTATACTCTATCTCTTTGCAATTGTTTAGTCTAAAGTAACTGTTGTGAAATTGAAAAATACTTACTCTCTTGGTGCATATTAAAAGGGCTCTAGCGCTGATGTGCTTTCAGCGCACATCATCCAATATTCGTGttgtactatatatatatatatatatatatatatatatatatatatatatatatatatatatatatatatatatatatatatatatatatatatatatatatatatatatacacacacacacacacacacacaacgaATGATCCCGATTTTCTCTATCCCCCCTTTACCTATCCACAACGCTATTTCCTTCCAAATATTCTTTACATATGAACAAGCAAAAAAAGAATGATCCCGATTTTCCAAATGAAATCTACAAAAAGAGCACTTTAAATTATCAAAAGGAATCGAGACACCTCTTAGCACCAAAAGATTTTTTGTTGGAAGCCTATTAGCTAAAAGCCTCCACCCAAAAGCCTTAACCTTGAAAGGCACTTCCGACTTCCAAACCAACCCCTTCACCTCATGAGATCTACAATTAGGACCATATAAAATACGCTTGCTCGCATAAACCTCATAGCACGAAGCAACCGAAAAGCCATCACCACTATTGGGCACCCACTCCACTCCATCCTTCTCACCCAAATTCCCAAAAGCCTCCAAAATAGTCCTTAATTTTCCCCAATCGGCCAACCTTAAAGAATTATCCAACCAATCCTCCGAAATACCTAAGTCCCCCCACCTCCACTCACTATCAACCCAACCCCCCATAGCCGCCACAGATACCCCTtttaacccatatatatatatatatatatatatatatatatatatatatatatatatataggttaaATATGTTTGGCGTCCCTATAAATATAGTGAAATTtgattttagtccctctaaaactTTCCTTCAAACAATGATCCTCTTAAATTTTTCCGTCCCTAAATTTGGTCCTTCCCGTTAGTtttcactaacggaggcttacgtggcacggTAAGTGGAGGATAGCttggaaaaaatttaaaaacgatTGAGAATGAGGGGGTTGTTAGCCTCCTCTAAACAGAcccagaaaaaagaagaaaaatattgatTGTGAACTTTTGTCGAACACTTCGCGAACAAGGTGCAAACTAAACAATATCATTTACTTTCTACTGCAACTCTTTAGTATCTTTTATCTCTCTATTCCTAATCTAGATATTTAATCTTACAGCGGTAGAACTTGATGCCCTCAAGAAAAACTACACCCAACCCCAAGATCGCCCACCTAATACCCTTCAATTCAAAAATTAATGCAGCTAAAGATTCAAACACTTGCAGAAGGAAAATTCTTCAAGTTAGAGCAGATGAAACAAATAAACAACCAATGCAAAGATCATACTTACAAGTgtgtttaaaaaaatcaaatctaaCCTAAtcaaaacaattaagaaaatcTTCAATTTTCCTTATTTACTTACCAAGAGAGATCAATGGGTTGGAATCTTTGAAGGTATTGTTAAAACCAGGAAAGAACCCATGACTGATTGCCCAGATTAGTTTCTCATTCTCGTTGACAAATATATAATACATTGATCGTATATTCATGTATATGAAATAAGATTTTCGAGCATGTTTTGCACTTTGTTGATTCTTTTTAGTGTTATTTTGATGTGGTCGAACTTCCAGCACCAATAAAGTTAAGAAAAGGAGAGACTAATGAAGATGTGAAACTGAGTGAATTTGAACAGGAGTTGATCCAACTAGCAGCGGTTCTTAAAGGAGATAATATTTTCACTAGTTATCCAAGTACAATAGGGAAAGACGTGACCGTTAAGCAATGAAATAATTACATGGATGAAGTTGTTAAAATGTTCTTTGAAGTCGGTCGTTATGCGTTTTCAATTACAACAACAGTAACAATTTCAATTTCGATAACGACAGTTGTAATGGAAGGTATTGTTGTGAGACCTCATTGCTTGTAATGCTTGAGTGAGAGATTTAGAATGATATGTTAATTAATTAGACATTTCAACTACATCCAATGTCTTCCTTTTTATACTAAAATATATCATAATATTTTATCATTCTGAGGAACAATGTCACAGACTATTTATAATCACTTAATATAGTCTACTAGCATACAACTCTGTGATTGAGAACAATGTTGTTGATGAAATAACTTTGATTGAGAACAATATTGCAATTTTAAACAGTGCAgctaaggtgtttgatgaaatgtctaTGAGAACTTTGTTTTATTGTAATACAATTTGTTGGGTTTGTTTATAGGAGGTTTTTAACCCCGCAATCTTAGGaacttttcaaattttttacAAAATGTTTTCCACGTGGCATGACACGTCAGCTTCCGTTAATGAGAGTTGACAGCAGGGACCAAAATTGTGGATGGAAAAATTTatgaggaccattgtttgaagaaaaaatttagagggactaaaagtgaattttggtatatttatagggaccaaaaacatatttaaccatatatatatatatatatatatatatatatatatatatatatatatatatatatatatatataagtatagattttaaaaaataaattttaagtccTTGAAATAAGCGAGTGGAACCGAAATGTtagtgaacttctaacaagttgagtttgagctgaaaaagtttgtgataaactcgaactcaaactctgcaaattcttaacgagtcgagtttgagctgaaataAAAGTTCGACATGAACTCAAACTCAAGCTCAAcaaattcttaacgagtcgaactgaACTGAGGCGAGTTTAACtcaactcgactcatttccagctcTATAGGTGAGTGTCACATTTCATTTGGTTTCTTCACTTTCTAAATTGCCACCTTTTTTATGCACTTGGCATAGGTTGAGTTGACGGGGGTAGTCTAACAATGTCTAGCAAAGAACAACATGATTTTGCCTTCACATATATTTGatattagaataataaaataatattaataataataatttaaataaaaatgtaatattacaaaaaatacaaaaaataaaaaaaatttgagatgataataatttataaaaaaaatattataaagaaTAGAATATTGTAAATCAAATTATGACGGTTTGCATTGTCAGGACTCCCAACTCACGACGGTTACAAACTGTCGCAACAATTCAAACTAATATTCACAACGGTATGTAACCGTCGCTACTTGCAATTTACGGCAGTTTCCTACCTGTCGCAATAAATAATGACAGTTGGAGTGGCGGATTTAGTAACCGTCACAATACACTCCAGCAACACATGTTTTTGCTGCAGTTACACAACCGTCGCGACTTGCCATTTGTGGCAGTTCAAACCGTCGTAAGTCAAATGTAACCGTTtgccaattttcttgtagtgaaattGTCTCAAAAGAGTTTTTGATATAGTAACATGTTTATGTGTGTCTATTGGCATTTTATAGTGATTGAGGAAGTTTATATCTCTAACATCCATACCAATTCTATCTCTAGTTATATATTAATTTGTGAACACTGAAGAAGGTTGGTCAATATTGAGACCAAAGATAGTCGAAATGTGCAAACGCAAGTCAAAGAAATTATTCGTAATTAGATTTGAAAAAAGATTGTGAATTCTCGTCACTATCACATTGTCATTGATGGTGTTTGCAAGATAATGAATTGCAGGATGAAATGTTGTTGCTTTTGGTTTGACTGTAGCCAGGGCTTTGGAGGCCCAGGGCAAATAATACATATAAACCTCTAAATGCTTTAATATTTTAGTAGAGTTGATCTAGTAGCATGAAGAAAGTCGAGCTAATTAGAATAATTATAAGACCTTAAAAATACTCAGGTAGACTCGACTAATCTTGTTCAAAAATCTTTTaaatctattaatttcatttatatatacttaaccataatttatttaaaaataatattaattttattaaaaaatttatatgattataaaataacattaaatattatatttttctatataaaaataatgataaatcaaatatatgttttattttatcatagaagtttaataataaatgatatggtctaataataaattttttaatatttatttgtaaaatttaaatattatttaaattttgtgtttaataaaatgaaataaaactaaaataataattaacatCAGATAGAATTACATTATAAAAAAACACTTATTAAATTTGGCTTTCCACTATTATTTTGGCAGTTTTTGAAAATTAAGATTTTTCACATCCAAGGGTTGAAATTGTAGACATTGATAAAGTTAAATTATTGTAATTAAATGCAATTCACTGTATATAATAACTTAGCTTGTGAACAATCTAGAGTTTAAtttatatgcactgacagtgtaaaatcattttacactgtcatctaatAGAAAACTAATAAAGTGTCTTGTcattaaaagaatttttaaattaaagtGTGATTTATTCTGATTTAAGGTTGTGATTgtttgacagtgtaaaataattttacacttatGAACCTTTTTTCAACAATCTATGTATACAATATGTCTCTTATGACTATCTAATATTTTCTCTTAGAACTACTTCTAAACTATGTAGTATGTTCATTTCAATTTCTTTACTATATCTGTAATTCTAGTTGGTttcgatttttttataaaaaaatccggAAGTTTTTAATTTACTTTTCAAATCTATATCACATTGATTAGGACTTAAGACAGTCCTATGAAAAAAACttaaaatgtaaattaaaaagCAAATTTTAGTTTTATCAATCCATACAATATATGTTAACAAAGCTAAacattaaatgttaaagatatatTTATGACATTAATTACTAAGATATCTAGGTCACGGACAGTTGTACGAATAAATTATAGAgcaaatgtattttcaatttttcttaactattttttaacataatataatcaaaattttaATAGAAAATTTTAATAAAGTCGGTGTATATCTCTCGCCAAATCTTTTATATagataataatagttattataaaaACTACAACATCATCATTGTCTTATTGTCTTTTTGGTTTCACAAACTCTATTTCACTCTTCTTTTCTTTACTATATCTGTAATTCTAGTTGGTttcgatttttttataaaaaaatccggaatttttttaatatacttttCAAATCTATATCACATTGATTAGGACTTAAGACAGTCCTATGAAAAAACttaaaatgtaaattaaaaagaaaattttagttTTATCAATCCATACAATATATGTTAACAAAGTTAAACATATATTTATGACATTAATTACTAAGATATCTAGATCACGGACAGTTGTACGGATAAATTATAGAgcaaatgtattttcaatttttcttaactattttttaacataatataatcaaatttttaatagaaaattttaATAAAGTCGGTGTATATCTCTCGCCAAATCTTTTATATAGATAATAATAGTTATCATAAAAACTACAACATCATCATTGTCTTATTGTCTTCTTGGTTTCACAAACTCTATTTCACCCTTCTTTTCTTTACTATATCTGTAATTCTAGTTGGTttcgattttattataaaaaaatacggAATTTTTTTAACTTACTTTTCAAATCTATATCACATTGATTAGGACTTAAGACAGTCCTATGAAAATACttaaaatgtaaattaaaaagaaaattttagttttatcaatccatacaatatatgttaacaaaattaaacattaaatgttaaagatatatTTATGACATTAATTACTAAGATATCTAGATCACGGACAGTTGTACGGATAAATTATAGAgcaaatgtattttcaatttttcttaactattttttaacctaatataatcaaatttttaatagaaaattttaATAAAGTCGGTGTATATCTCTCGCCAAATCTTTTATATAGATAATAATAGTTATCATAAAAACTACAACATCATCATTGTCTTATTGTCTTCTTGGTTTCACAAACTCTATTTCACCCTTCTTTTCTTTACTATATCTGTAATACTAGTTGGTttcgattttattataaaaaaatacggAATTTTTTTAACTTACTTTTCAAAACTATATCACATTGATTAGGACTTAAGACAGTCCTATGAAAATACttaaaatgtaaattaaaaagCAAATTTTAGTTTTATCAATCCATACAATATATGTCAACAAAACTAAacattaaatgttaaagatatatTTATGACATTAATTACTAAGATATCCAGGTCACGGACACTTGTACGGATAAATTATAGAgcaaatgtattttcaatttttcttaactattttttaacataatataatcaaatttttaatagaaaattttaATAAAGTCGGTGTATATCTCTCGCCAAATCTTTTATATAGATAATGATAATTATCATAAAAACTACAACATCATCATTGTCTTATTGTCTTCTTGGTTTCACAAACTCTATTTAACTCTTCTTTTCTTTACTATATCTTTAATTCTAGTTGGTttcgattttattataaaaaactcgggaatttttttaatttacttttcaAATCTATATCACATTGATTAGGACTTAAGACAGTCCTATGAAAATACttaaaatgtaaattaaaaagCAAATTTTAGTTTTATAATCCATACAATATATGTTAACAAAAGTAAacattaaatgttaaagatatatTTATGACATTAATTACTAAGATATCTAGGTCACGGACAGTTGTACGGATAAATTATAGAgcaaatgtattttcaatttttcttaactattttttaacataatataatcaaatttttaatagaaaattttaATAAAGTCGGTGTATATCTCTCGCCAAATCTTTTATATAGATAATAATAGTTATCATAAAAACTACAACATCATCATTGTGTTATTGTCTTCTTGGTTTCACAAACTCTATTTCACTCTTCTTTTCTACAATGACTTTTTTTTCCGGAAATAAAATCGCTACCTCACCAATTTCCACATGGTTGAAGGGTTCTTGTAGTTGATCATGACACAACTATGCTTAATTCTATAAGGGACGGATCTACATATAGTAAAATGGGGGCAACTGACCCCATATTCCTAAAATcattttaactattaattaaataatttaatggtTGACCCCACTAAAAATATACTCATGCCCCCACATTTTACATGGCATCACCATTGAGACACACAGGtctctttatgctttatttttacAATACAGTGAAAACGTTATTTTGTTgaatataatagtagaaataTTTATATGATTATATTGTAATTAAATttcttacaatatatatatatatatatatatatatatatatatatatatatatatatatatatatatatatatgaatatagcacagtattttaaaatattgtaaTTTTCTTATTTGTGTGATAAATTGAAGTTAAGAGATTTAGTGTTTTTTTGCATTAAATGCTTTAAATTAAGTGTTTCTTTATAaacttatataaataattaaaagattaaataaatttaaattatttcaatatataatataaattatcgTAAACTTAtacaaataaattaagaaaaccttatgaaaaatattataattaagttGTTTTCAATAATTTTCTTTTGTAAAACAATTTCACAAAAGTAGTTATGCTATAAGAGAaggtcaaataaatttatttaaatatactttatattaatttatttaaacaaattttatattaatttatttaaacaaattttacataattttttgattaatttgaatctttatttatttattagagtGTTATATTTAATGATGGTAAAAAATTTCAATacttttaaaatacaaaatactacagatataattataattttaaatatgaaaatgtCTTCATAATTTTAAATAAGCGCGCACACacacgcatatatatatatatatatatatatatatatatatatatatatatat includes these proteins:
- the LOC131620501 gene encoding probable inactive purple acid phosphatase 1, whose amino-acid sequence is MADMEKKFRMLFFSLVIILSTFKQAVSDLHQPLSKVAIHNTVFALDLDAFIKATPNVLGFKGQNTEWVTLKYSNPNPAIDDWIGVFSPGNFSASTCPAENRLVSPPFLCSAPIKFQYANFSSPSYKNTGKGSLKLQLINQRFDFSFALFTGGLTNPKLIAVSNKVSFINPNAPVYPRLAQGKAWDEITVTWTSGYGISDAEPFVEWGPKEGKLVQSPAGTLTFDRNTMCGAPARTVGWRDPGYIHTSFLKELWPNKEYTYKLGHRLVNGTTVWSQEYQFKSSPYPGQNSVQRVVIFGDMGKAEADGSNEYNNFQPGSLNTTNQIIQDLKDIDLVFHIGDLCYANGYLSQWDQFTAQIEPIASKVPYMTASGNHERDWPGSGSFYGTLDSGGECGVLAQNMFYVPAENREKFWYSVDYGMFRFCIAHTELDWRKGTEQYEFIEKCLASVDRQKQPWLIFLAHRVLGYSSADFYVAEGSFEEPMGREDLQILWQKYKVDIAMYGHVHNYERTCPIYQNICTDKEKHDYKGSLNGTIHVVVGGGGAALADFAPINTKWSIFKDHDFGFVKLTAFDHSNLLLEYKKSSDGKVYDSFKISRDYRDILACTVDSCQSTTLAS